TGGCCGgcccctctgctcccagccctcccgctGCCCACTCCTGGCGCTGCCCATGGAGCTGGGCGCATAGCCAAAGCCCCAGCCGGAGGGGAGTCGCTGCcagcccagggcagagctgggccccgCTGCATCCCAGCCCCCGGAGCCATGGGCCCTGCCAGCCTCTCCGGATGCCCGGGGCAGCGTGTGGCTGCCACCCTCTGGGCTGGACAGCGGGCGGAAGAGGGAGTCGGCCGAGCCACCCCGGGCCGTGGGTCGCACCGAGCCCTCCAGCCCCGGGCAGAAGAGCCCTGACCCAGCGCGGCGCCCCAGGGAGCCCGACCCCGCATGGTAGCTCCAGCCACCCAGGACCTCCTGGGGGAGCCTGGCCAGCCGCGACCGGGGGCGGCCTGAACAGGGGGTGGGCTCCGGGCTGCCCCCGGCGGGCCCCTTCCCATGGGGTGCTGCCCGGCCCCGCTTGGCGGCCGGCGGCTTGGGGGCGGCGCGGGGCCGCTTGGTGGGGAGGGTGCGGTGGGGTGCGTCGTAGGCGGGGGGCGAGACATAGGGCGGGGGCCGCGGCTCATTCGGCTTGcggctgccctgccccacccggAGCCGCCTCAGCATGTGGGTCTCATAGCTGGGGGGCCCGGCTGGGGGTGGCCCTCTGGCGCTCCCTGCCAGCCGCCTCCTGCCCAGGACGCTGtccgctgccccctgccccctcctctctgGGGGGGCTGCCCAGCCCaggcccctcctgccctccgagcCGCCCCTCGGCTTCCTCTCGTTGGGGGCGTCCCAGTCCCTTggcgcccccttccccagccggGGGTCGCCGCTGGAGGGCAGGTGCTGCAGAGGAATCGTCTTGCTCCACGTGGGGTCCTGGTGCGCACGGGCCCCCGGGTGCCAGGCCGGCCACAGCTCAGCCGCGAAGCGCTTCTCCAGACACCTGCAAGGCAGAGACCCACTCAGGGCCCAGCCTGGCGGGAGGGGGCCCGGCCAGCCCACCCACTGCTAGGCCACTTGCGGGGGGTGGGGCTCAGagactgtgggggtggggagggtcccaCTAACTGGGGAGGGGTGCACACCAGGGTGGAACATGGGGCGACCCTGCTCCTAGCACTACCCCTCCCACCCTGGCAGACACCCCCTGGCTTTCCTGGCCCCGTGGAGAGGGCAGCAGTGCCCTGGGTGCCCAcacatggggtgggggacaggcagGGGTTGCAAGGGGTTTGCCGTGTGCAGGAAGCGGGGGTGACTGATGGGAATCGGGGAGCCTGGGCCAGcagtgcaggggcaggggggcccTGTTGGGCTGATGCCAGGGAAAGGGGAGATGCGTCCCAgtgctgacccacagcccccttctagcccagccctgggctccccgcgtcacacagctctgccggtgcccctcacgcctgacctgcagccccctgctcaggCAAGCGAGCCTAGGGAAAAGCTTTGCAAAGCGATGCCCTCCGCCCCCCGGGAGGAATGATCTAGTGAGACAGGCCCTGACTCACGCGTACTCCCCCGAGATGCTCCGGTAGATCCAGGGGGTGCCGGAGCCCCGTGCGGGCCAGTGCCCTGGGTCCATGGCGCTGCCGTGGCTGCAACAAGAGACCGTGTTAATCTCAACCACCAGCAGGTCTGTCCGCTCGCAGATCTGCAGGTGCCCAGTGCCCGGTGCCCCCCAAGGCCCATGGCCCCCCAGCACTGGGCAGCCCAGCATGGTCCCAGGGGACTTGCTTGTCCGGGCGTGGCGAGCCGGGAGAGCCCACGAGGGAGCGCTACGCggagagggagggatgggggctgCCTGCGCCCACGGGCTGCTTGCGAGCTAGGGAGCTCTGCGCCAGGGCTGTGTCGGCAACATGCACCGGGAGCAGCTCTTTGTGCGGGCGGGTGAGTACCAGCCTGCCAGCAGCCGGAACAGAGCGTGCACACGgggagacacacacatacacacacaccccccccgagTGCTTGGACCGTGCACGCCCTGAAACACACGCAGCTCTCCAGCCgggcctgcagcctggcccctgccagcaTACCTGGCATGGCCCCTCTCCCGGTGCCCTGCAgacaccccactccccccagcccccactggcGCCTGGCTGGCCCCTGGGCGATGGCAGGACCTGCAGCTGAACCCCATGAATGCTGCCCGCTCCCCGACTGCTCTGCGGGACACCACGTGgtcatggggggcggggggcttgtTGCTGGGGGACACCCCCTTCCCAAGTGATGCCCCAGATCCTGGGCTGCCCCCACGTACCTGCTGATGGGCACCTCCTGCAAGCCCAGCTGGGCGGAGCTCAGCTCAGCCTGgggcctgtgtgtggggggggtaattGCTGGGGATCCCTCCACCCAGCAGTGCTGGGGCCTCAGCAAGGCGATGGGCGCGTGGTACCTGCCCCCCACGACTGAAAGGGCCTCCCAGCTGCTATCCCCCCCACCAAAGCTCTGCTGGTGTCACgacagcccccccagccctgccgggggagggggcagcgccgAGCAAAGCTgcttagtggttagagccaggacgcctgggttctgtccccagctctgggaggggcgtgtGGGGCTGGGCGCCGGGATGCCTCGCCCGGCCAGGGCCAtggtgcctcagccctgagcctgccACACGGGACATGGAGGAATGAACccactgaaggggggggggggggatcagggctcaGCTACCTCAGGCTTTACACAgggacccccccttccccccgagaGATGCCGCAATCACAAAAATTACATGGTTTGGCACAACGTGCTGCAGCCCACGCCGGCTCCGAGCGAAACCTAGCAACCAGGCGCCGGCATGGCAACGGGCCCCGGCACGGGTGGCACCAGCTCTGccgagaggggctggggggctctgccGAGGCGATATCGGGGGCCCCAATGAGTCGGGCTGGGGGCTTGTCCCTCTGGGTAGAGCAGCAggtggggggctctgctctgctctgtccgGGGTGTTCACTGGGGACAAGGGTCCCTGCTCAGTACTGCTGACGGGAACCCAGGAGATCGGGACGGGGTCATGGCCCCCTTAGACTCAGGGCTCCCACCCGGGCCAGAGCAGGATCCGGCCCCCAGGGCAGGAAGGTACCAGGCCGCGCCCAGTGCGGGAGACAAGCCTGGGCGGACGCACCCTGTGCCCAcctctcagccctgccccagcagcgCCCCCCATGACCTGGCTGCCTGTTTCCGTCGCtcgctgggctctgggctgggctggatcGGCACCTTCGCCCCCTCCGAGCCGCGGCCCTCGGACACCGACCCCGGCTGGATTGCAGGGCCCTGGAGCCGGGACGGCAGCACTGACTGGAGCAGGCGGCTCCAGGGCCGTGTTATTCCTCAGCCCCCCCGGGCCCTCGCAGCCTCCCACCCGGCAGGGAATGTGCCTTGCTCAGCACCGCCCGGGGGGCGCCAGGGCTGGCGAAGCCTCGCCATGCAGGGGAGCTGGGGCACTGAGATGGGcgaggactgggggggggggatgaaagTCCCCCACCATGTCACTTGCCTCGAGACCCCCGTTCCCAAGAGGCCTGTTGATGACACTGCTGGGCTTGGAGCTCACTGAAGCCTGTCGaccccacaccagccccagccactggtgggtcacaacccccccccccccggcacctgtcaccccctccccgccttccctgcagcctgcaccTGGCACCCCCAGGCCTCCCATCCTGCAGCCTGCACCtgacaccccccagccccctcccaccctgcaccccccagttCCCCTGCTGCTGATCCTGATCCTCCCCAAGACAAGTGGCTGCTAGTTAAGTTCATGGGAGCTAGTTTAAGCTCCCAGCCTTGCCCATGTCCCCACTCTCCCCCCGGCCCCAggtcagaggtggctgcaggccAAGTCTTGGGACCGTGGTGGGGGCTGTTTAGGGGGGTGGGGCAAGGCCCAGGAGGTGGAGGGTGTCCatgatgtgacaaagtgggactgttcttaatgtttcctctgagtagtgtgggggtgcctcagtttcccctaggcagttcttaagtatcttgggggtggggtaaggatgtatgatcattgcagagccctagagagcaggtgtgtgcagggctctggacacagagaatggccgacaccctgtttcctggccactgatggcctgggcccttcccccctgcaaggtgagagctaaagggttggagaacaaaggaatcaggtgacctcctggcccgggacagCAGCTGGGCTACCCAGCCTGTGCTAGCAAGGCCCTGGGGCCACgcgcagagccaggctggggtcCCGGGCACTGAGGAGGCTCCTGTG
The DNA window shown above is from Caretta caretta isolate rCarCar2 chromosome 20, rCarCar1.hap1, whole genome shotgun sequence and carries:
- the DDN gene encoding dendrin isoform X2, with translation MNWRWWGGEAEGTSPGHGSAMDPGHWPARGSGTPWIYRSISGEYACLEKRFAAELWPAWHPGARAHQDPTWSKTIPLQHLPSSGDPRLGKGAPRDWDAPNERKPRGGSEGRRGLGWAAPPERRGQGAADSVLGRRRLAGSARGPPPAGPPSYETHMLRRLRVGQGSRKPNEPRPPPYVSPPAYDAPHRTLPTKRPRAAPKPPAAKRGRAAPHGKGPAGGSPEPTPCSGRPRSRLARLPQEVLGGWSYHAGSGSLGRRAGSGLFCPGLEGSVRPTARGGSADSLFRPLSSPEGGSHTLPRASGEAGRAHGSGGWDAAGPSSALGWQRLPSGWGFGYAPSSMGSARSGQREGWEQRGRPERRAPPSPRPTGKAPGQSPTAEGRSCHGGVFVIDATCVVIRAEYIPPPRRKQVQLLGSPPPRDPASPCQRLLLASRPHLGASEWAAGPPPPSPSPGDGSLGERAARILGLPTAELGLVEQQGACAQQETPGRWGQQAGAALPGSPEPLVEVPRVHGLPSPAASPEEPPGVPCSRETPGDGTNPPVQPGPGWGREAPGDGASRREPQALHPRARPCAKRPALCTRDLREAVSRIRRHTAPDSDTDEEPEGPAPRSPVAWRGRPRHDALAYSSSSLESSVSDPTVLPAGQGGPPGARAGPSPEAGEPGGLELSGAGAAGPRRG
- the DDN gene encoding dendrin isoform X3; translated protein: MDPGHWPARGSGTPWIYRSISGEYACLEKRFAAELWPAWHPGARAHQDPTWSKTIPLQHLPSSGDPRLGKGAPRDWDAPNERKPRGGSEGRRGLGWAAPPERRGQGAADSVLGRRRLAGSARGPPPAGPPSYETHMLRRLRVGQGSRKPNEPRPPPYVSPPAYDAPHRTLPTKRPRAAPKPPAAKRGRAAPHGKGPAGGSPEPTPCSGRPRSRLARLPQEVLGGWSYHAGSGSLGRRAGSGLFCPGLEGSVRPTARGGSADSLFRPLSSPEGGSHTLPRASGEAGRAHGSGGWDAAGPSSALGWQRLPSGWGFGYAPSSMGSARSGQREGWEQRGRPERRAPPSPRPTGKAPGQSPTAEGRSCHGGVFVIDATCVVIRAEYIPPPRRKQVQLLGSPPPRDPASPCQRLLLASRPHLGASEWAAGPPPPSPSPGDGSLGERAARILGLPTAELGLVEQQGACAQQETPGRWGQQAGAALPGSPEPLVEVPRVHGLPSPAASPEEPPGVPCSRETPGDGTNPPVQPGPGWGREAPGDGASRREPQALHPRARPCAKRPALCTRDLREAVSRIRRHTAPDSDTDEEPEGPAPRSPVAWRGRPRHDALAYSSSSLESSVSDPTVLPAGQGGPPGARAGPSPEAGEPGGLELSGAGAAGPRRG
- the DDN gene encoding dendrin isoform X1 — encoded protein: MLGCPVLGGHGPWGAPGTGHLQICERTDLLVVEINTVSCCSHGSAMDPGHWPARGSGTPWIYRSISGEYACLEKRFAAELWPAWHPGARAHQDPTWSKTIPLQHLPSSGDPRLGKGAPRDWDAPNERKPRGGSEGRRGLGWAAPPERRGQGAADSVLGRRRLAGSARGPPPAGPPSYETHMLRRLRVGQGSRKPNEPRPPPYVSPPAYDAPHRTLPTKRPRAAPKPPAAKRGRAAPHGKGPAGGSPEPTPCSGRPRSRLARLPQEVLGGWSYHAGSGSLGRRAGSGLFCPGLEGSVRPTARGGSADSLFRPLSSPEGGSHTLPRASGEAGRAHGSGGWDAAGPSSALGWQRLPSGWGFGYAPSSMGSARSGQREGWEQRGRPERRAPPSPRPTGKAPGQSPTAEGRSCHGGVFVIDATCVVIRAEYIPPPRRKQVQLLGSPPPRDPASPCQRLLLASRPHLGASEWAAGPPPPSPSPGDGSLGERAARILGLPTAELGLVEQQGACAQQETPGRWGQQAGAALPGSPEPLVEVPRVHGLPSPAASPEEPPGVPCSRETPGDGTNPPVQPGPGWGREAPGDGASRREPQALHPRARPCAKRPALCTRDLREAVSRIRRHTAPDSDTDEEPEGPAPRSPVAWRGRPRHDALAYSSSSLESSVSDPTVLPAGQGGPPGARAGPSPEAGEPGGLELSGAGAAGPRRG